A window from Mytilus galloprovincialis chromosome 8, xbMytGall1.hap1.1, whole genome shotgun sequence encodes these proteins:
- the LOC143042161 gene encoding uncharacterized protein LOC143042161 yields MDDNKTKPATIQLNNQQKGDLRQAFDLFDADGSGTIDGSELKIALRALGFEPTKEELKRLVAECDKDGLLDFNDFLKIMSDKMTGPDTKEDMLKAFELFDYEEKGKIAKHNVMQIADELGLTQTEKRAKEQGLDLPITEWEVDEMVDGADRDRDGLVSKQEFLKILKTEKN; encoded by the exons GATGATAATAAAACCAAACCAGCTACAATACAACTGAACAATCAACAGAAGGGGGACCTCCGACAAGCTTTTGATCTATTTGATGCAGATGGTTCTGGGACTATCGATGGGAGTGAATTAAAG ATAGCACTCAGAGCGTTAGGCTTTGAACCAACTAAAGAAGAACTAAAACGATTGGTGGCAGAATGTGACAAAGacg GTCTTCTGGACTTCAACGACTTTCTGAAAATAATGTCAGATAAAATGACAGGTCCAGATACAAAAGAAGACATGTTAAAGGCATTTGAACTTTTTGATTATGAAGAAAAGGGCAAAATTGCAAAGCATAATGTTATGCAAATAGCAGATGAGCTTGGACTTACACAGACGGAGAAAAGAGCAAAAGAGCAGGGATTAGATTTACCTATAACAGAATGGGAAGTAGAT GAAATGGTAGATGGTGCTGACAGAGACAGAGATGGTCTAGTTAGTAAACAAGAATTCTTGAAAAttttaaagacagaaaaaaattaa